A window of Akkermansia muciniphila contains these coding sequences:
- a CDS encoding nucleoid-associated protein, which produces MIDTIQCNIHGIIVHEVGNKMNNEKLKISKSELILGNSIVRMLLLKYFTSSFKIEEYYNLHHITQLELNEVYSYATAIFDDPASLYEQSINLAKHLYQQSIHPKIKAGEFYVVYFKNFIINDESVDAIGLFKSENKDTFLKVYSRDERFEIESDNGINVNKLDKGCIIFNTEKENGYLVAVVDNTNKNLEAKYWTENFLHVRPRKDSYNQTQNMLLLCKSFISQLPKDKGKVNKAVLINKSVEALKSNSVYIDKFAKQVFEHPELVSQFIEFKKIYQQRMEIEVDNFFESSIKAIKNKSVRQLSVIKLDKNFDINIHGGKEFVERGYDEKRGMYYYQLFFREEK; this is translated from the coding sequence ATGATAGACACAATACAATGTAATATACACGGCATCATTGTTCATGAAGTTGGAAATAAAATGAATAATGAGAAACTGAAGATATCTAAATCAGAACTGATATTGGGAAATTCTATTGTAAGAATGCTTTTGTTAAAATATTTTACTTCTTCTTTTAAGATAGAGGAGTATTATAATCTCCATCATATAACTCAGCTTGAATTAAATGAGGTATATTCCTATGCTACAGCTATCTTTGATGATCCAGCTTCTCTGTATGAACAATCGATCAATCTTGCTAAACATCTGTATCAACAAAGTATCCATCCTAAAATAAAAGCTGGTGAATTTTATGTAGTTTATTTTAAAAATTTTATCATCAATGATGAGTCAGTGGATGCGATTGGATTATTTAAGTCTGAGAATAAGGATACTTTTTTAAAAGTGTATTCTAGAGATGAAAGATTTGAAATAGAAAGTGACAATGGAATAAATGTTAATAAACTGGATAAAGGGTGTATAATATTTAATACGGAAAAAGAAAATGGATATTTAGTTGCAGTAGTCGATAACACTAATAAAAATTTAGAAGCAAAATATTGGACAGAAAATTTCTTGCATGTAAGACCGCGAAAGGATAGTTACAATCAAACTCAGAATATGTTACTCCTCTGTAAGAGTTTTATTTCACAACTCCCAAAAGACAAAGGTAAAGTAAATAAAGCTGTTCTAATTAATAAAAGTGTTGAAGCCTTAAAAAGTAACTCTGTATATATAGATAAATTTGCAAAGCAAGTTTTTGAACATCCTGAATTGGTATCCCAATTCATCGAATTTAAGAAAATTTATCAGCAGAGGATGGAAATAGAAGTTGATAATTTTTTCGAATCATCTATTAAAGCTATTAAAAATAAATCTGTTAGACAATTATCCGTTATTAAGCTTGATAAAAATTTTGATATTAATATTCATGGTGGAAAAGAGTTCGTTGAGCGTGGATACGACGAAAAACGCGGAATGTATTATTACCAATTGTTTTTTAGAGAAGAAAAATAA